In Fundulus heteroclitus isolate FHET01 chromosome 17, MU-UCD_Fhet_4.1, whole genome shotgun sequence, the following are encoded in one genomic region:
- the ucn3l gene encoding urocortin 3, like translates to MDKEDTLARRQTVSTADLLTLLVCQDLKSELQRKISGRWLLFSGWFQTQRRFLIIGQERGHSMLSSLKTLLLLSVLCAPTSSLCLRLYQSRADLLCNNQMALGDPSEESDPGYSPVDAWASLLQSADYLSSSSSGESSREKRTSSPANYRFMSRTKLRGQMLRNNIKGDRRSRLTLSLDVPTNIMNVLFDVAKAKNLRAKAAENARLLAQIGRRK, encoded by the exons ATGGACAAGGAAGACACTCTAGCGCGCAGACAGACAGTGAGCACTGCTGACCTCCTCACACTGTTAGTTTGTCAGGATCTGAAATCAGAACTTCAAAGGAAGATTTCTGGTCGTTGGCTTCTATTTTCAGGCTGGTTCCAAACCCAAAGGCGATTCTTGATCATAGGACAAGAGAG agGACACAGCATGCTGTCGTCCCTGAAGACCCTGCTGCTACTCTCCGTCCTGTGCGCACCGACCTCCAGCCTGTGCCTGCGCCTCTACCAGAGCCGCGCCGACCTCCTCTGTAACAACCAAATGGCTCTGGGGGATCCGAGCGAGGAGAGCGATCCGGGCTATTCCCCTGTGGACGCCTGGGCTTCCCTCCTGCAGTCCGCGGActatctctcctcctcctcctcgggaGAGTCCAGTCGGGAAAAAAGGACTTCAAGTCCCGCAAACTACCGCTTCATGAGCCGAACCAAGCTCAGGGGGCAGATGCTCCGCAACAACATCAAAGGGGACCGGAGGAGCAGACTGACCTTGTCCCTAGATGTCCCGACCAACATCATGAATGTCCTCTTTGACGTGGCCAAAGCCAAGAACCTGCGCGCAAAAGCGGCTGAGAACGCGCGGCTCCTGGCGCAGATCGGAAGAAGGAAATGA